TCGCCCTAATAAAATAAAGGTGATGATGACACTCGCCCCATCAAAATAGACAAATCGCAAATGTTGCGGGAAGAAGTGAGGAAATAAAACAACAGCAGCAGAATAAAAATAAGCCGCACTCGTGCCCAGTGCTACGAGGACATTCATATCGCTATTTTTATTGCTGAGTGCCTTATAAGAGAGGATATAAAATCGAGCACCAGGATAAAATTGTACTATAGTACCGATGGCAAACATCAGATACAAATTGATCTCTTTGAGGGGGAAGAGGGCAAAATAAAACATCAAAAGTGTCAAAATAGCCGCAATGATAAACGAACGCTTTAGTTGATTGTAAGCTAAGCGTTTGGCTTTTTCTAGTGCTTTGAGATCTTCTTCGACTCCATAACCTAGTTTTCTGATTTTCTGTATGATGGTATTCTTGTCTAGTTTTTCCGAATTGATGGTAAATTCACCTCGGTTTTCGGTGAAACTCACTTTTGATGCTTCCAGTCCATCGAGTCTGTTGACAACACGCTCGATGCCATTGGAGCAATTGACGCACGTCATTCCTGAAATATTAAGTTCTATTTTTTCTTTTGACATTTTACATGTTCCAATGCAGTATTTAATAAGGCTTTGATCGCGTCATTTTTGATTCTATAAAATGACATCTTTTTATCTTTTTGATAGGTGACAATATCATATTTTCTCAAGATTCTCAGTTGATGGGATACATGAGATTGGGGAATCTCTAAAAGATTGACCAATTCTCCGACACAAATTTCGTATTTTAAAAGAGCAAACAAAATCTTCACACGCATGGGATCATTGAGTGCCTTAAAGATATGTGTCATATTTTTGAGCTCCTCATCATCGGGGAGAATCTTTTTGATATCGGGTATATGGCTGACGCCCTCGCAACAAGAACGAATCAGCCCATGGGTCTCTTTCATGATTATTCTTCTATAACATCAAAGCCTATTTCAGCCATCTCTTGTTTAAATTGTTTTTCTTGATTCTCATCTGTAATGTCTAGAGTGACTTCTTTGGGTGAGGCCTCGAGGTTGACTTCTATGGGACCAAAATCATCTTCAAGAGAGCCTTTGATCATGTTGGCACAGTTTTGACAATTGATTTTGTCTGATTTAAACGTTTTTTTCATTCTTTTTCCTTATATGATAAATTTAACATATGATGATAATATCATATAAGAAATAATGTGTCAAGTTTTAGTCATCATAGAGTTGTTTTTTATGTTTTTCTTTTTTGTAGGAAGTGCTGTTTTTTTGCTTGCGCGTTTGATTGACCTCTTTTAAGAGCAAGATACGCTTCTCTTCGGTTGTCATTTTTTCGTTTTCTAAGATTCTAATCGTAAAGTCTGTAAATGATTTGAGTGTATTGAGATAAGTAGAATCGAGGTGTAAATCATCAAGTTTTTGAATTTGTTGGTAGATTTTGGTGATTTTCTTCTCAAAAAGCAGGTAATTAAAGTCTTCCAATTTGAGTATGGTTTCACAACTTTTGACAAATTTTTCTAGGAGTCTCATATATTTGACTCGCAATGCTTTTTCGTTAAATTTCATTAATCTGGTACGTTCATATCGCTAGAGGCTTTATCTTTGTAACTTTCTAATTTATGTTCTTGCAATTTAAGATAGTCGTCTAATTTTTTTCTATTATCTTCAAAGGCTTGTTCAAAATCAGAGGTATTCTCAAAATCTTGACTGCCAAAAGTATCCACGACGACATTTGAGTTTCCGCTCATGACGAGATATCGTTTGTTTTGATATTCAAAAACCAAAAGAGAATTTTTAGGATCGATAGGCTTTTTATGCAAAATTTTGATATCAATGGATTCTGGAGAGATGGATTTAAAAAGCCAAGATTTTTTTTGTAGGGTGATTGGATTTTTGGCGACGCGTTTTTTGACCCACATCATGACCAATAACAAAACAAACAAAAAGGCGACCACAGTGATGTACCTGGCATCAATGAGACTGCTGTCTTGAAAGGGTTTGATATTTTGTAGTGTGTCATCTGCCTTGGGTGTTGCCGCTTGTACGGTTGTAATGGGTGCGGTTGTGATGGGTGCGGTGTCGGTGATGGGAGTTGCAAGACGTGTTCTAATGCGCAGACCAAAACCATCGGTCGTTTTAGAGGCACTGACGAGGATCTCTTTTTGGTTGTGTAGTGTGATGAGCAGATTGCCATTATTTGGGCGGATTGAGAGCTCCTGGACGATTTTTGAGTTAATATTTTTTTCAACCGTTTTGTCAAAATTCAAATGCGCAAGTTTTAAAGTGGTCGCATGGGCATTTTTATCTTGAAATATCGTACCCGTATATGGGGAATCAAAGGAGAGCATAATATCGACACGGTCTTCTCTATCATAGATATTATGGGTCAAGAGATTGGTCGCATAGGAGAGGCTAACAAAGACAAATAATAAGAGTAATTTTTTCATCATGATTCTTTTTTGAAATATTGTATGACACTTTTTGAATCTAAAATTTCATTGATTCTGATAGCAAGGTTTTTTTCATAAACCATCACTTCACCTTTGCCAAAAATCTTTTTATTGATAAAAAGTTCAACACTTTCTCCTGCGGGTTTTTTTAAATCGATTACAAATCCTTTTTCGAGTTTTAAAATTTCTTCAAGAGTTAAGTAAATCGTACCCAAATCAGCTATAAATTCGACATTAATATCCAGTAAGTTTTCATATCCGGAAAGTAGTTTTTTTTCTAGGTATTCTTTATCTTCTTGATTCACTGATAGTCCCTTTTGCCGATTAATCTTATTGTCATTCAACCCCTATGGTGCTTTTGGAGGCATCAATAACAAATAAAAAAGATGACACATCACTCTGTGAGAGCGTGTCACTGCTGAATTATAAATACTATTGTATTATAGTTTAAATTTTTTAAATTGTTTATTAAGAGCCAATAAAGTAAAATACGATTTTAATAGAAAGCAGGTAACATGTTTATAATTTTAGGGATTTTAGGAATCGTTGTCGGTTTTGCATCAGGCTTTTTTGGAATTGGAGGCGGTACGGTTTTAGTGCCGATTTTGCTCTATTCTGGATTCAGTGTCAAGTCAGCAATCGGTATCTCCATCATGCAGATGGTCTTTAGCTCGATATTTGGGTCATTTGTTAATTACAAAAACAAGATGCTTCGTCTTCAAAATGGCCTTGTATTGGGAGTAGGCGGATTTATTGGTGCGCAATTTAGCGGCTATATCGTCTCATTGGTTCCTTCGTGGGCTTTACTCTCATTTTTTGCGGTGGCTTTGGTTGTAGCAATCTATAAGTTTTTCAAAACACCAACAGAGGCCCTCGGCGTTCCAAATGAATCCAAAATATTGTTGTTCGTGATAGGATTTTTTGTCGGTATGGCCGCCATTAGCATCGGGATTGGTGGGGCTTTATTCTTGACACCGATTATGGTTGGTTTTTTACATTTTGATATTAAAAAAGCCATTTCGACCTCTTTGCTTTTTGTTGTTTTTTCTTCCGTATCGGGATTGATAAGTTTTTCTATGCATGGATTGATTGACCATAAGGCAGGTATTATATTGGGGTTAGGCTCTCTACTTGGTGTCTATTTTGGGGCCAAACAATCACACATTATTCGTCGTGACCTCCAAAAAAGACTCTTGCTGATCCTTTATGTCGTCTTGCTCATTTTAACAGTGAATAAACTAATAGGTTTTTAATGATAAAAATATACGGTGCCAAAGAGCACAATCTAAAAAATATCAATTTAGAAATACCCAAAAATAAACTGGTCGTCATGACCGGACTCAGTGGTAGTGGAAAAAGTACGTTGGCGTTTGATACGCTTTATGCAGAAGGACAACGACGCTATATTGAGTCGCTCTCTTCATATGCCCGACAATTTTTAGATCGTGTGGGCAAACCTGATATCGATAAAATCGAAGGGTTAACTCCCGCGATTGCCATCGATCAAAAGACAACCAGTAAAAATCCAAGATCAACAGTCGGGACGATTACTGAGATTTATGATTATTTGCGACTTTTGTATGCCAGAGTGGGGACACAGTATTGTCATAAATGTGGCAAACCCATATCGCAGATGAGTGGGGCGGATATTATCGAGCAAATCCTCAAATTACCAGAAGATTCCAAGCTTATCATGATGGCTCCTTTGGTCAATGAAAAAAAAGGTTCTTTTGCAGATTTGATAGAATCCCTGCGTCTGAAAGGGTATGTCAGAGCGATGGTCGATGGCGTGATGATTCGTCTGGATGAAGATTTTGATTTAAGTAAAACTAAAAAGCACAGTATTAAAGTGGTCATTGACCGTGTGGTTGTGCGAGAAGATAACAGACAGAGAATCGCCAGTGATGTTGAAAAAGCACTCAAAGAGAGTTATGGTGAATTGGAAGTTGAAGTGCTGAATTATGAAGCCGTTGGGCTAGATTCCTCCTCAGTGCATTATAGTGTGCATCGTGCATGTTTTGATTGTAAGATTAGCTTCGATGTGCTTGAGCCGTTGTCTTTTTCTTTTAACTCTCCCAAAGGCGCTTGTCCGGTTTGTGATGGATTGGGCATTCGTTATACGCTTGATTTAAGCAAGATTATTGATGAAGAGTTGAGTATTGATGAGGGTGCTATCAAGATATTTTATGGCTTTAACAAAGGGTATTATGCCAAATATCTCAAAGCGTTTTGTGAGGCCAGCAAGATAGATACGAGTGTCCCTTACAATACGTTACCGATGCACCAACAAAAAGCAATCTTACACGGAGGTGTGGATGAGGCTGTTTTCTTGTGGAAACGTCACAAAATCAAAAAAAGTTTTGATGGTATTATCAAGATTGCGTATAACATGCTCAAAGATGAGAAAGATGTCGCAGAATATATGAGTGAGAAAGTCTGTGATAATTGCTCAGGACACCGCCTAAGACCCGAACATTTGGCCGTAAAAGTCGGAGGCGAGACAATCGGTACGCTTTTAGACCTACCCATTGACAAATCTTTGCAATTTTTCAATAATGAGAAGAATTTTGAGTATCTAACAGAATCCCAACTCATGATTGCCGCACCAATTCTCAAAGAGGTACGCGAACGATTGTACTTTTTATATAATGTAGGATTGGGCTACATCTCTTTGGGGCGTGATGCTAGAAGTATCAGTGGGGGCGAAGCCCAACGTATTCGTATCGCTTCACAAATAGGAAGTGGGTTGACTGGCGTGATGTATGTTTTGGATGAACCTAGTATCGGATTACATGAGCGTGATACATTGAAACTCATCAGCACATTAAGAGATTTACAAAGTAAAGGCAACAGTGTCATTGTCGTAGAACATGATAAAAAGACCATCGAAGCAGCGGATTACATCGTCGACATTGGTCCTGGTGCTGGAAAATACGGTGGAGAGATTATCTTCAAAGGTACGTATGACGAATTGAAGAAAAGTGACACCTTAACCGCACAGTATTTAAGTGGAAGAAAAAAAATCGAATACAAAAAAAAGGCATTGAGTGATCAATGGATTGAACTCAAGCATGTCAATGTGAATAATATAAAAAACTTAGATGTGAAAATTCCTCTAGGCAATCTTGTCAGTATTACCGGTGTGAGTGGCAGTGGTAAGAGTTCTTTGATTTTGCAAACGCTACTACCTGTGGCCAAAGAGCTTTTAAATCATGCTAAAAAAGTCAAAAAAATCTCAGGTGTAGAGTGTTTGGGATTGGAACAACTTGATAAAGTAATCTATCTAGACCAAAGCCCAATCGGTAGGACTCCAAGAAGCAATCCTGCTACTTATACAGGAGTGATGGATGAGATTCGTACTCTGTTTTCCAAAACAAAAGAAGCACAACTCCGTGGCTATAAAATCGGCCGTTTCTCTTTCAATGTCAAAGGTGGTAGATGTGAAAAATGCCAAGGAGAGGGAGAGATTAAAATCGAGATGCACTTTTTGCCAGATATTTCTGTTAAATGTGATGGATGTGATGGGAAACGCTACAATGCTCAAACTTTAGAGATTTTGTATAAAGGCAAATCGATCGCCGATGTCTTAGAAATGAGCGTGGAAGAGGCATTTGACTTTTTTAAAGCAATCCCTAAAATCAAGCAAATTCTTAGCACACTGATAGATGTAGGCTTGGGCTATATTACCTTAGGCCAAAATGCTATCACACTCAGTGGTGGTGAAGCACAAAGGATAAAACTTTCAAAAGAATTGAGTAAAAGAGATACAGGAAATACCCTTTATATTTTAGATGAACCTACCACGGGCTTGCATTTTGCCGATGTGGATCGCCTGACGAAAGTCTTGCACCATCTCAGAGATTTAGGCAACAGTGTTTTGGTAATTGAGCATAATATGGATATAATAAAAAATAGTGATTATGTGATTGATATGGGTCCAGAGGGTGGCAATTATGGCGGGAAAATTATCGCTGTGGGCACACCAATGGAACTGGCCACAAATTATAAAAAAACAAAAAGTTTTACGGGTAAATTTTTAGCACAAGAATTTGATGTTTGAGATGTATGTTAAGGAGAAAAAATGTTAAATGACATTGTAGATAGAATACGCGCATTACCGCCGTTGCCTCGAAGTTTTCAAAAAATCAATGCGATTTGTGATAATCCAGACAGTAGTATCAATGAATTGGCAAAGGTTATCGAAACCGACCCGATGTTGGTGGCCAATCTACTCAAGATTGCAAACTCTCCTCTTTACAATTTTCGTCGTGAGATTAAAAGTGTCTTGCAGGCCATATCTCTTTTTGGTATGTCTTCCACACGTTCACTGGTGACGAGTATTTCAGTCAAGAAACTCTTAGGCGTGGATATGGAGCCTTATGGTGTCACACCTGAAGAGTTTGTGGCTATTTCAACCATACAAAGTGCATTGGTCAATAAATGGTACAGTCACATTAACCCAGCCGGTGTGGATGATCTCTTCTTGGCGGCGTTGCTTCAAGACACGGGCAAAATCATGATTGCTGATGAGGTGGTTAGAAATGATGAGGTGTATCAGTTTAAATCAGAGATTGAGATGAGTCATGATATCGCAAGCGTGGAGAAAATGTACGTGGGTGTTACGAGTGCCGAAGTCACAGCAGAGATTTTCAATCATTGGGGATTTAGCGATAAAATGGTCAAAATGATTCAATTTTCTGATCATTATGAGGAGGCAGAAGATTTGCAAGAATATGCAAAAATTCTGAAAATACTCAAAACAGCCGTACCAATCAATAGCCCTTTATCAGAAAATAGTATTAACCGTGCCGTAAAAATATTAGAAAAAGAGACGATGTCCGTAGAACTTTTCTTAGATGCCGTGAAAGAGATAAAAAATTGAAAACATTAACCGTCATAGATACATTTGGTTTCTTCTTTAGAAACTATTATGCACTTCCAAATTTGCACAATAAAGAGGGATTTCCGACAGGACTTTTAACCGGTTTTGCGAATTTTATTTATACGATAAAAAGTGAACTAGAGAGTGATTATATTCTCTTTGCTCTTGATGCTAAAGGAAAAAATTTTAGACATGATATTGACCCCAATTACAAAGCCAACCGACCTGAGGCACCTGAGGATCTCAAAAAGCAGTTGCCTGTGGCCATTCATTGGATTGAAAAGATGGGGTTTAAATGTTATAGTGAGGAAGGCTATGAGGCTGATGATGTCATCGCATCAGCTGTAAAATTTGCCAAGCAAAATGATATACGAGTGCGAATTGTCACTCATGATAAAGATTTGTATCAGTTGATTGATGATGATCAAATCACGGTGTATGACCCCACGAAGAAGATTGATATCAATGAAGAAAAATGTTTTGAAAAATTTGGTGTTTATCCAAAAAGGATTCAAGATTATCTAGCGTTAGTGGGCGATGTTGCCGATAATATACCCGGGGTCAAAGGAATCGGACCAAAGGGTGCTAAAAAGCTCTTTGATCAATTTGCCACACTGGAAGAGATTTATGAAAATATAGACAAAGTCGCCAATCCGAGATCTCAAAAACTTTTGCTAGAAGGCAAAGAAAATGCGTTTATGAGTAGAAAGTTGGCAGCCCTTCATCCCCATCTTGATGTCTCAGATCGGTTTGAAACATTTTATTTTCCAGAAGAACAACCTTTGCTCGGAATTGTGGATGAATTAAAACGCTACGATTTACGCCAGATGCTATCGCGATTAAAGATGCCACAAGAGCCTAAAAAAGAGACGGAGAAGATTCATTTTGAGGCTATATTGCTCGATACCAAAGAGAAGCTTTTCTCTGTCATCGATGCGATAGAGTCCCATGCCATCGTAGCGTTTGATACTGAAACCAATTCTCTAGATGCACAACATGCTCACATTGTAGGATTTTCCTTTTGTGTGCAAGAAGATAAGGCCTATTACGTCCCGATACATCACAACTATTTAGGTGTAGGCGCACAAGTGGCGATGGAGGATGCAAAAGAGGCAATCAAAAGACTCTTTAGCCACAAAATTGTAGGGCAAAATTTGAAATATGACTTAGCAATCATCGAGAATAATTTTGATTTTGAGGCCTTACCTATTCATGCGGATACCATGATTATGGCGTGGCTTTTAAATCCTGAAAAAAATGTCGGCTTGGACACGTTGTCTAAGAGATTTTTCGATCATGATATGGTGAAATTCAAAGACACCGTCAAAAAAGGTGAGACCTTTGCATCGGTTGATATTGAATCGGCTCTTTTGTATGCCAGTGAAGATGCTTGGATGACATTGAAAGTTTATAATAAGATTCAAGACCTCTTAGAGCCTGAATTGCTCGATTTAGCCAAAGAGTTAGAAT
This genomic window from Sulfurospirillum sp. 1612 contains:
- a CDS encoding ArsR/SmtB family transcription factor produces the protein MKETHGLIRSCCEGVSHIPDIKKILPDDEELKNMTHIFKALNDPMRVKILFALLKYEICVGELVNLLEIPQSHVSHQLRILRKYDIVTYQKDKKMSFYRIKNDAIKALLNTALEHVKCQKKK
- a CDS encoding heavy-metal-associated domain-containing protein, whose protein sequence is MKKTFKSDKINCQNCANMIKGSLEDDFGPIEVNLEASPKEVTLDITDENQEKQFKQEMAEIGFDVIEE
- the fliN gene encoding flagellar motor switch protein FliN gives rise to the protein MNQEDKEYLEKKLLSGYENLLDINVEFIADLGTIYLTLEEILKLEKGFVIDLKKPAGESVELFINKKIFGKGEVMVYEKNLAIRINEILDSKSVIQYFKKES
- a CDS encoding sulfite exporter TauE/SafE family protein; this translates as MFIILGILGIVVGFASGFFGIGGGTVLVPILLYSGFSVKSAIGISIMQMVFSSIFGSFVNYKNKMLRLQNGLVLGVGGFIGAQFSGYIVSLVPSWALLSFFAVALVVAIYKFFKTPTEALGVPNESKILLFVIGFFVGMAAISIGIGGALFLTPIMVGFLHFDIKKAISTSLLFVVFSSVSGLISFSMHGLIDHKAGIILGLGSLLGVYFGAKQSHIIRRDLQKRLLLILYVVLLILTVNKLIGF
- the uvrA gene encoding excinuclease ABC subunit UvrA, yielding MIKIYGAKEHNLKNINLEIPKNKLVVMTGLSGSGKSTLAFDTLYAEGQRRYIESLSSYARQFLDRVGKPDIDKIEGLTPAIAIDQKTTSKNPRSTVGTITEIYDYLRLLYARVGTQYCHKCGKPISQMSGADIIEQILKLPEDSKLIMMAPLVNEKKGSFADLIESLRLKGYVRAMVDGVMIRLDEDFDLSKTKKHSIKVVIDRVVVREDNRQRIASDVEKALKESYGELEVEVLNYEAVGLDSSSVHYSVHRACFDCKISFDVLEPLSFSFNSPKGACPVCDGLGIRYTLDLSKIIDEELSIDEGAIKIFYGFNKGYYAKYLKAFCEASKIDTSVPYNTLPMHQQKAILHGGVDEAVFLWKRHKIKKSFDGIIKIAYNMLKDEKDVAEYMSEKVCDNCSGHRLRPEHLAVKVGGETIGTLLDLPIDKSLQFFNNEKNFEYLTESQLMIAAPILKEVRERLYFLYNVGLGYISLGRDARSISGGEAQRIRIASQIGSGLTGVMYVLDEPSIGLHERDTLKLISTLRDLQSKGNSVIVVEHDKKTIEAADYIVDIGPGAGKYGGEIIFKGTYDELKKSDTLTAQYLSGRKKIEYKKKALSDQWIELKHVNVNNIKNLDVKIPLGNLVSITGVSGSGKSSLILQTLLPVAKELLNHAKKVKKISGVECLGLEQLDKVIYLDQSPIGRTPRSNPATYTGVMDEIRTLFSKTKEAQLRGYKIGRFSFNVKGGRCEKCQGEGEIKIEMHFLPDISVKCDGCDGKRYNAQTLEILYKGKSIADVLEMSVEEAFDFFKAIPKIKQILSTLIDVGLGYITLGQNAITLSGGEAQRIKLSKELSKRDTGNTLYILDEPTTGLHFADVDRLTKVLHHLRDLGNSVLVIEHNMDIIKNSDYVIDMGPEGGNYGGKIIAVGTPMELATNYKKTKSFTGKFLAQEFDV
- a CDS encoding HDOD domain-containing protein — encoded protein: MLNDIVDRIRALPPLPRSFQKINAICDNPDSSINELAKVIETDPMLVANLLKIANSPLYNFRREIKSVLQAISLFGMSSTRSLVTSISVKKLLGVDMEPYGVTPEEFVAISTIQSALVNKWYSHINPAGVDDLFLAALLQDTGKIMIADEVVRNDEVYQFKSEIEMSHDIASVEKMYVGVTSAEVTAEIFNHWGFSDKMVKMIQFSDHYEEAEDLQEYAKILKILKTAVPINSPLSENSINRAVKILEKETMSVELFLDAVKEIKN
- the polA gene encoding DNA polymerase I; the encoded protein is MKTLTVIDTFGFFFRNYYALPNLHNKEGFPTGLLTGFANFIYTIKSELESDYILFALDAKGKNFRHDIDPNYKANRPEAPEDLKKQLPVAIHWIEKMGFKCYSEEGYEADDVIASAVKFAKQNDIRVRIVTHDKDLYQLIDDDQITVYDPTKKIDINEEKCFEKFGVYPKRIQDYLALVGDVADNIPGVKGIGPKGAKKLFDQFATLEEIYENIDKVANPRSQKLLLEGKENAFMSRKLAALHPHLDVSDRFETFYFPEEQPLLGIVDELKRYDLRQMLSRLKMPQEPKKETEKIHFEAILLDTKEKLFSVIDAIESHAIVAFDTETNSLDAQHAHIVGFSFCVQEDKAYYVPIHHNYLGVGAQVAMEDAKEAIKRLFSHKIVGQNLKYDLAIIENNFDFEALPIHADTMIMAWLLNPEKNVGLDTLSKRFFDHDMVKFKDTVKKGETFASVDIESALLYASEDAWMTLKVYNKIQDLLEPELLDLAKELEFPFIQTLLKMEREGIGIDVRYFKALLDNAQITIETLRQNIYHDSGCEFNVNSVQQLGKVLFEDLGLSSGKKTKTGYSTDEKVLSGLIDAHPIIAKILEYREIHKLKSTYIEPLYKLGLKEENARIHTSFLQTGTATGRLSSKNPNLQNIPVKTELGRGVRRGFVSKKGFSLIGIDYSQIELRLLAHFSEDPALVHAFAQDKDIHYETAVKIFGVADAKEKRGIAKSINFGLLYGMGARKLSQTIHVSQADAKRYIENYFASFPTVKQFLHHVAEEAKERGYAQTLLKRRRYFDFENANAMLHATYLREAVNTVFQGSAADLIKMAMNRIADVLQDDNSKLLLQIHDELIFEVRDEDVPEFSKKAQEIMEHIYKLKVPLKVSVKIGKNWGELK